One Drosophila virilis strain 15010-1051.87 chromosome 5, Dvir_AGI_RSII-ME, whole genome shotgun sequence DNA window includes the following coding sequences:
- the LOC138911354 gene encoding uncharacterized protein — MSTTEELADELLIHTISHKLDHHTKEKWQEALATDKIPSLRHKEAKRLHLCLNCLRKGNGLQQCRSGHCRHCQQKHHSLLHMSLITTQSSALCTPSLQASTTIHPHASSLSNPPSSNLVITALEFAPEATNAQPVDYVVLPTAILYAKGQSGICIPCRALLDSGSQLYFITARLVKQLQLRTHHAAVSISGIGELTLSSNMSTDISTQSRDRIFTSHRHIITSFSAVVTRSITDYQPHFGIDFLLGPGLFFDLICIVQIRMADNLPTLQKTTLEWIAYGGLSRVHNKHTSFSALYKEPNPWEDPLSDIVKRFWEVDNCCGTTPALSDEDALCEQLFLQGYTRLRSGQYSVRLPAKLSFGTLGDSYQRGLRSFKSLENKLGKNHQLKESYSAFMCEYIDLGHMSLASKQHLVPQLYLLHHCVEKPDSSTTKLRIVFDGSAKSTSGASLNDLLHTGPAIQPKLFNILIHFRFLKVALCGDVCKMYRCVRITHPDQFLKFILWRDHQNESIRTYTLDTVTYGTKPAAFPAIRAMQQLAHNEEPTFPLAAKIVCRDFYVDDLISGGDSIEEAIQIRKQVKLLLAKGHFPIRKWCSNEPDALKSESDCENIMEFRDGTNIAKALGLAWSHSSDSLLFNFAEIGITNTAADQGMTWHHAASLTWPQNVAYPFKLPDRRQKVLVLSTKTDLSECSTFGQRYWPIRGLKTVSNIINRCVRCFRMRPKLLGQVMVPLPAERVQPSPTFHVTGIVSCGPFYVKSEVSNRSPTKCYISIFICFATKATHLELVEDLSTSSFIAALKRFISLRGKPHTIWTDNVTNFVGVRNELKELRDLFISDPQRNEIVRNCLTLGINWKFIPPRSPHFGGLALCYITENPNDLEILTPGHFIWGKANATIDEPDITHLSIGRLSRWQRICHMQQSFWKKWSTSYLSLLQERGK, encoded by the exons TTTGCGCCACAAGGAGGCCAAGCGATTGCATCTTTGCCTAAACTGCTTGCGCAAAGGAAATGGCTTGCAGCAATGTCGCTCAGGTCACTGCAGGCATTGCCAACAAAAACATCATTCGTTGCTGCACATGAGCCTCATCACAACTCAATCATCTGCCCTGTGTACACCAAGCTTGCAGGCTTCAACCACGATCCACCCTCACGCATCGTCTTTAAGTAATCCACCATCTTCAAATCTCGTCATCACTGCTCTTGAATTCGCACCTGAAGCCACGAATGCCCAGCCTGTAGACTATGTGGTGCTTCCAACCGCCATCTTATATGCCAAGGGCCAATCAGGTATATGCATACCCTGCCGCGCATTACTGGATTCTGGATCTCAACTCTACTTTATCACTGCTCGTCTAGTAAAGCAGCTCCAACTCAGAACTCATCATGCAGCCGTATCAATATCTGGTATTGGCGAATTAACCCTATCTTCTAACATGTCCACTGACATATCAACGCAGTCACGTGACAGGATCTTCACATCACATCGCCACATCATTACATCATTTTCAGCTGTCGTTACTCGCAGTATAACGGATTATCAGCCCCACTTTGG aATAGATTTTTTACTTGGTCCCGGACTATTTTTCGATCTCATATGCATCGTCCAAATTCGAATGGCGGATAACCTACCAACGCTCCAAAAGACCACGCTCGAATGGATTGCGTATGGAGGACTCTCTCGCgtacacaacaaacacacatccTTTTCAGCCCTTTACAAGGAACCTAATCCATGGGAGGATCCACTGTCGGATATTGTAAAACGATTCTGGGAAGTCGATAATTGCTGCGGTACAACCCCAGCGCTCTCTGATGAAGACGCTCTATGTGAGCAGCTATTTCTCCAAGGCTACACGCGACTAAGGTCAGGGCAATATTCAGTTAGGCTTCCAGCAAAGCTCAGCTTCGGCACGCTAGGAGACTCATATCAACGTGGTCTACGAAGTTTCAAGTCGCTCGAAAACAAATTGGGCAAAAATCACCAGCTGAAGGAGAGCTACTCTGCATTCATGTGCGAATACATCGACTTGGGCCACATGTCTTTGGCTTCCAAGCAGCATCTTGTCCCACAATTATATTTACTCCACCACTGCGTAGAAAAGCCAGATAGCTCAACCACCAAATTGCGCATCGTTTTTGATGGATCAGCCAAATCCACATCAGGCGCATCTCTGAATGATCTTTTGCATACAGGCCCAGCAATTCAACCCAAATTATTCAACATTCTAATTCACTTTCGTTTTTTAAAGGTTGCCTTGTGCGGTGACGTCTGTAAGATGTACCGCTGTGTCCGAATAACGCATCCAGATCAATTTCTGAAGTTCATCTTATGGCGTGATCACCAAAATGAAAGCATAAGGACGTACACCCTGGATACAGTAACGTATGGAACCAAACCCGCTGCGTTTCCAGCAATTCGAGCgatgcagcagctggcccACAACGAAGAGCCTACCTTTCCATTAGCTGCAAAGATAGTTTGTCGCGACTTCTACGTAGACGATTTAATTTCTGGAGGGGACTCTATAGAAGAAGCCATTCAGATCCGAAAGCAAGTAAAACTGCTACTGGCTAAAGGTCACTTTCCAATCagaaagtggtgctcaaacgAGCCTGATGCATTAAAAAGCGAATCCGATTGTGAGAACATAATGGAGTTCAGGGATGGCACCAACATTGCAAAGGCGCTTGGTTTAGCTTGGAGCCATAGCTCTGATAGCCTGCTTTTCAACTTTGCGGAGATC GGTATCACAAATACAGCAGCGGACCAAGGCATGACCTGGCATCAT GCCGCTAGCTTGACTTGGCCTCAAAACGTCGCCTATCCCTTTAAGCTTCCAGATCGACGCCAGAAAGTGCTGGTACTATCAACGAAGACGGACCTATCGGAATGTT CAACATTCGGCCAGCGATACTGGCCCATCAGAGGTCTCAAGACTGTCTCAAATATCATCAACAGGTGCGTGCGCTGCTTTCGAATGCGACCTAAACTTCTGGGGCAAGTCATGGTCCCGCTACCAGCTGAGCGTGTGCAGCCAAGTCCCACGTTTCACGTAACTGGCATCGTCTCTTGCGGTCCTTTCTACGTCAAATCAGAGGTCAGCAATCGCTCACCAACGAAATGCTACATCTCAATTTTTATATGCTTTGCAACGAAAGCAACGCATTTAGAGTTGGTAGAGGACCTGTCCACGTCATCGTTTATCGCAGCCCTGAAGAGGTTCATCAGCCTTCGAGGGAAACCGCATACAATATGGACAGACAACGTCACAAATTTCGTGGGTGTTCGAAATGAGCTGAAGGAACTGCGCGACCTGTTTATAAGCGATCCCCAGCGCAATGAGATCGTTCGCAACTGCCTAACTCTGGGAATTAACTGGAAATTCATTCCGCCCCGTTCGCCACATTTTGGAGGATT AGCGCTTTGCTATATTACAGAAAACCCGAATGACTTGGAGATACTCACGCCCGGGCACTTCATCTGGGGCAAAGCCAATGCCACTATCGACGAGCCAGACATAACTCACCTAAGCATAGGTCGCCTCAGCCGTTGGCAGCGAATTTGTCACATGCAGCAATCATTTTGGAAGAAATGGAGTACATCGTATTTGTCGTTGCTCCAAGAGCGCGGGAAATAG